A DNA window from Methylocystis heyeri contains the following coding sequences:
- the trpS gene encoding tryptophan--tRNA ligase yields MAEHDEKTQLPAPSFPERVFSGVQSTGNLHLGNYLGAIVKFVELQKSHECLYCVVDLHAITVPQDPIALRNNTREIAAAFIACGIDPRKNIVFNQSQVPEHAELAWVLNCVARIGWLNRMTQFKDKAGKDRENASMGLLDYPVLMAADILLYRATHVPVGEDQKQHLELARDIAQKFNNDFSESILRNGYESGVFFPLPEPLISGPATRVMSLRDGSKKMSKSDASEYSRINLSDDADQIAQKIRKAKTDPEPLPSEEKGLEGRPEANNLVGIFAALSSRAKTDVLSEFGGANFSSFKNALVDLSVAKLSPITAQMRRIREDEGYIDQVLRDGSERARAIARENMNAVKDIVGFLR; encoded by the coding sequence ATGGCTGAGCACGACGAGAAGACCCAACTCCCCGCTCCTTCTTTCCCCGAGCGCGTCTTTTCCGGCGTGCAGTCCACCGGCAATCTGCATCTCGGCAACTATCTCGGCGCCATCGTCAAATTCGTCGAGCTGCAGAAGAGCCACGAATGCCTTTACTGCGTCGTCGACCTGCACGCCATCACCGTGCCGCAGGACCCCATCGCGCTGCGCAACAACACAAGGGAGATCGCGGCGGCCTTCATCGCCTGCGGCATCGACCCCAGGAAGAACATCGTCTTCAACCAGAGCCAGGTGCCCGAACACGCCGAGCTCGCCTGGGTGCTCAATTGCGTGGCGAGAATCGGCTGGCTGAACCGCATGACGCAGTTCAAGGACAAGGCCGGCAAGGATCGCGAAAACGCCTCGATGGGCCTGCTCGATTATCCGGTGCTGATGGCCGCCGACATTCTGCTCTATCGCGCCACCCATGTGCCGGTCGGCGAGGATCAGAAGCAGCACCTCGAACTCGCGCGCGACATTGCGCAGAAGTTCAACAACGACTTCTCCGAGTCGATCCTTCGCAACGGTTATGAAAGCGGCGTTTTCTTTCCGCTGCCGGAGCCTCTCATCTCCGGTCCCGCGACGCGCGTGATGAGCCTGCGCGACGGCTCCAAGAAAATGTCGAAATCCGACGCCTCGGAATATTCGCGCATCAATCTTTCGGACGACGCCGACCAGATCGCGCAAAAGATCCGCAAGGCCAAGACCGATCCCGAGCCCCTGCCGAGCGAGGAAAAAGGACTGGAAGGGCGCCCCGAGGCCAATAATCTCGTCGGCATTTTTGCCGCGCTCTCCAGTCGCGCCAAGACCGATGTGCTGAGCGAATTCGGCGGCGCCAATTTCTCCAGCTTCAAAAATGCGCTGGTCGATCTTTCGGTGGCGAAGCTGTCGCCGATCACGGCGCAGATGCGCCGCATCCGCGAGGACGAAGGCTATATCGATCAGGTGCTGCGCGACGGCTCCGAACGCGCCCGCGCCATCGCCCGCGAGAATATGAACGCGGTGAAAGATATTGTGGGGTTTTTGCGCTGA
- a CDS encoding YcjX family protein: protein MSQFSDLLFETRVAAESFADYISGGRLRLGVTGLSRSGKTVFITALVHQLTRALAAGTGRQTNLPVFRVLSEGRLESAYLDPQPDYNVPRFAYEEHLGALTGLDRHWPHSTRRISELRVTLEYKRKGASMFARSGPGRLDIDIVDYPGEWLLDLPLLGKSYAEWSRETLEASSAAARASIAADWRGANALVDPLARIDEPTAQRLASLFTQYLRHAKTDRYALSTLPPGRFLMPGDLEGSPMLTFAPLAVEEGAELPRRSLAAEMERRYEAYKAQIVKPFFRDHFARLDRQIVLVDTLAALNSGPAAVRDLETALTEVLTAFRTGRSSLFSAIFRPKIDKILFAATKADHLHHTSHDRLEGILRLLTSRAIKRAEGVGAKIDVIALAAVRATREAMVRHEDEMLSAIVGTPIAGERIGLDAFDGVAEGAIFPGELPADPRLVFRGDALAVAEEEADFRFLKFRPPVAQLAKDSEALPLPHIRLDRAMEFLLGDRLD, encoded by the coding sequence GTGTCGCAGTTCTCTGATCTCCTGTTCGAAACCCGCGTAGCCGCGGAAAGCTTCGCCGATTACATCTCGGGCGGAAGATTGCGGCTCGGCGTCACGGGCCTCTCGCGCTCCGGCAAGACCGTGTTCATCACGGCGCTGGTGCATCAGCTCACGCGCGCGCTGGCGGCCGGAACCGGCCGGCAGACCAATCTGCCGGTGTTTCGCGTGCTCTCCGAGGGGCGGCTGGAAAGCGCCTATCTCGATCCGCAGCCCGACTACAACGTCCCGCGCTTCGCCTATGAGGAACATCTCGGCGCGCTCACCGGACTGGATCGGCATTGGCCCCACTCGACGAGGCGCATTTCGGAACTGCGCGTCACCCTGGAATACAAGCGCAAGGGGGCCTCTATGTTCGCGCGCTCCGGCCCCGGGCGCCTCGACATCGACATCGTGGATTATCCCGGCGAGTGGCTGCTCGATCTGCCGCTGCTCGGCAAATCCTACGCCGAGTGGTCCCGCGAGACGCTCGAGGCTTCGAGCGCCGCCGCCCGCGCCTCGATCGCCGCCGACTGGCGCGGCGCCAATGCGCTGGTCGACCCGCTGGCCCGCATCGACGAGCCGACCGCCCAGCGCCTCGCCTCGCTCTTCACCCAATATCTGCGTCACGCCAAGACCGACCGCTACGCACTCTCCACGCTTCCCCCCGGGCGCTTCCTGATGCCGGGAGACCTCGAAGGCTCTCCCATGCTCACTTTCGCGCCTCTTGCGGTGGAAGAAGGGGCCGAACTGCCCCGCCGCAGCCTCGCCGCGGAAATGGAGCGGCGCTACGAGGCCTATAAGGCCCAGATCGTAAAGCCCTTCTTCCGCGATCACTTCGCCCGTCTCGACCGCCAGATCGTGCTGGTCGACACTCTGGCCGCGCTGAATTCGGGGCCTGCGGCGGTGCGCGACCTCGAAACCGCGCTGACCGAAGTGCTCACCGCCTTCCGCACCGGAAGATCGAGCCTGTTCTCCGCCATTTTCCGGCCCAAGATCGACAAGATCCTGTTCGCCGCGACCAAAGCCGACCATCTCCACCACACCAGCCACGACCGGCTGGAGGGAATTCTGCGCCTCCTGACTTCGCGCGCGATCAAGCGGGCCGAAGGCGTCGGCGCCAAAATCGACGTCATCGCCCTCGCCGCCGTGCGCGCGACGCGCGAAGCCATGGTGCGGCATGAGGACGAAATGCTCAGCGCCATCGTCGGCACGCCCATAGCGGGCGAGCGGATCGGCCTCGACGCCTTCGACGGCGTGGCCGAGGGCGCCATTTTTCCGGGCGAACTGCCGGCCGATCCCCGCCTCGTCTTCCGCGGCGACGCGCTGGCGGTCGCCGAAGAGGAGGCGGACTTCCGCTTCCTCAAATTCCGCCCGCCCGTCGCCCAATTGGCCAAGGACAGCGAGGCGCTGCCCCTGCCCCATATCAGGCTCGACCGCGCCATGGAGTTTTTGCTGGGGGACAGGCTCGATTAG
- the hslU gene encoding ATP-dependent protease ATPase subunit HslU, whose protein sequence is MADFSPREIVSELDRFIVGQKEAKRAVAIALRNRWRRLRLEGQMREEVLPKNILMIGPTGCGKTEIARRLARLADAPFLKVEATKFTEVGYVGRDVEQIVRDLVEVAISLVKERRRKGVEARAQLAAEERVLDALVGPAASPQTRESFRKRFRAGELDDKEIEIEIASAGPSGPVFEMPNMPGSVTAFSIGDIFGKAFQGRPKSRRLHVKDAIGPLVSEESEKLIDQEESVREAIQDVENNGIVFIDEMDKICAREGRGGADVSREGVQRDLLPLIEGTTVTTKHGSVKTDHVLFIASGAFHVAKPSDLLPELQGRLPIRVELASLNEDDFRRILTETEACLTKQYVALLGTEGVELEFAPSAVEAIAKVAVEVNTSVENIGARRLQTVMERVLDDVSFTASDRNGEKIVIDGPYVEKHIGDLAKNRDLSRFIL, encoded by the coding sequence ATGGCCGATTTCTCGCCGCGCGAGATCGTCTCGGAACTCGATCGCTTTATCGTCGGCCAAAAGGAAGCCAAGCGCGCCGTCGCCATCGCCCTGCGCAACCGCTGGCGCCGACTGCGGCTCGAAGGGCAGATGCGCGAGGAAGTCCTGCCCAAGAACATCCTCATGATCGGGCCCACCGGCTGCGGCAAGACCGAAATCGCGCGCAGGCTGGCGCGACTCGCAGACGCTCCCTTCCTCAAGGTGGAAGCCACCAAATTCACCGAGGTCGGCTATGTCGGGCGCGACGTCGAGCAGATCGTCCGCGACCTCGTGGAAGTGGCGATAAGCCTCGTCAAGGAGCGTCGCCGCAAGGGCGTCGAGGCGCGCGCGCAGCTCGCGGCCGAGGAGCGCGTGCTCGACGCGCTGGTCGGTCCCGCCGCCTCGCCGCAAACGCGAGAAAGCTTCCGCAAGAGATTCCGCGCCGGCGAGCTCGACGACAAGGAAATCGAGATCGAGATCGCCTCCGCCGGCCCCAGCGGCCCGGTGTTCGAAATGCCGAACATGCCCGGCAGCGTGACCGCCTTCTCGATCGGCGACATATTCGGCAAGGCCTTCCAGGGAAGGCCGAAGTCGCGCCGCCTGCATGTCAAGGACGCGATCGGTCCGCTGGTCTCGGAAGAGAGCGAAAAGCTCATCGACCAGGAAGAGAGCGTGCGCGAAGCGATCCAGGACGTCGAGAACAACGGCATCGTCTTCATCGACGAAATGGACAAGATCTGCGCGCGCGAGGGACGCGGCGGCGCCGACGTCTCGCGCGAGGGGGTGCAGCGCGACCTTCTGCCCCTGATCGAAGGCACCACGGTCACCACCAAACACGGCTCGGTCAAGACCGACCATGTGCTCTTCATCGCCTCGGGCGCGTTCCATGTGGCGAAGCCGTCCGATCTGCTGCCGGAGCTGCAGGGACGCCTGCCGATCCGCGTCGAGCTCGCCTCGCTCAACGAAGACGACTTCCGCAGGATTTTGACCGAAACCGAAGCCTGCCTCACCAAGCAATATGTCGCGCTTCTCGGCACCGAGGGCGTGGAGCTGGAATTTGCCCCGAGCGCGGTGGAGGCCATCGCCAAGGTGGCGGTCGAGGTCAATACGTCGGTCGAAAACATCGGCGCCCGCCGGCTGCAGACGGTGATGGAGCGGGTTTTGGACGATGTGAGCTTCACCGCCTCCGATCGCAACGGCGAGAAAATCGTCATCGACGGCCCCTATGTCGAGAAACACATCGGCGACCTCGCCAAGAACCGCGATTTGAGCCGGTTTATATTGTAA
- a CDS encoding 5-formyltetrahydrofolate cyclo-ligase — protein MTDIKTNLRRHALEKRDLVTPHEAHEAAAAIRAAGLALVEALSKGEKPVVSVYWPIRSEINTRLLIDALCDRGVAVALPVMSAVREPLVFRSFSPGDDLAKGPFGLSEPSADKPGVDPAIVFAPLAAFDRKGFRMGYGGGIYDATFASLRKRRSVTAVGLAYAVQEADAIPIEPHDQKLDYIITERETIRCC, from the coding sequence ATGACCGATATAAAAACGAATCTGCGCCGGCACGCTCTCGAAAAACGCGATCTCGTCACGCCTCACGAGGCCCATGAGGCGGCCGCCGCGATTCGCGCCGCCGGGCTCGCGCTGGTGGAGGCGCTTTCGAAGGGCGAAAAACCCGTCGTTTCGGTCTATTGGCCGATCCGTAGCGAGATCAACACGCGGCTTCTGATCGATGCGCTCTGCGACCGCGGCGTCGCGGTGGCGCTGCCGGTCATGAGCGCCGTGCGCGAGCCCCTCGTGTTCCGCAGTTTTTCGCCCGGAGACGATCTGGCCAAAGGGCCTTTCGGCCTTTCGGAGCCCTCGGCGGACAAGCCTGGCGTCGATCCCGCGATCGTCTTCGCGCCTTTGGCCGCTTTCGACCGCAAAGGCTTCAGGATGGGCTATGGCGGCGGCATCTACGACGCCACTTTCGCGTCCCTGCGCAAAAGGCGCAGCGTAACGGCGGTCGGCCTCGCCTATGCGGTGCAGGAGGCGGACGCCATCCCCATCGAGCCGCACGACCAGAAACTCGACTACATCATCACCGAGCGCGAAACCATTCGCTGCTGCTGA
- a CDS encoding amino acid permease — protein MEEDGALAEQSTTHIYLTRKSVEALLAANEGERHGLKRALGWASLMALGIGGIIGAGIFVLTGTAAAHYAGPGVMISFMLSGLACAFVALCYAELASLIPVSGSTYTYTYATLGEIFAWIIGWDLVLEYGAGAATIAVGWAGYLADTLAGFGIHPPAALMTAYFAEPSGHGQTTPGLFNVPAATIILLLTGILAFGTRESSRFNNVIVAIKVCVVLAVIVFGVAHVNPANWIPLVPENTGEFGHFGWSGVVTGASVVFFAYIGFDAVSTAAQEAHTPQRDVPIGILGSLIICTILYIAVAAVATGIVPFKELGVPDPIAVAMDRTGVAWLSWMVKFGALAGLTTAMLVLLFGQTRVFYAMAQDGLLPPLFARLHDSWRTPAISQVLVGVLTALIAGLLPIEVLGKLVNIGTLAAFALVCGAVLHLRRTSPELPRPFRAPGIPWLPILGILSCLGLMAFLPLLTWISLIGWTGIGLVVYFLYGARHARR, from the coding sequence ATGGAAGAGGACGGCGCCTTGGCGGAGCAATCGACGACGCATATTTACCTCACCCGAAAATCCGTCGAAGCCCTCCTGGCCGCCAATGAAGGCGAGCGGCACGGCCTCAAGCGGGCGCTTGGCTGGGCCTCGCTGATGGCGCTCGGCATCGGCGGCATCATCGGCGCGGGCATTTTCGTGCTGACGGGCACCGCCGCGGCTCATTACGCCGGTCCGGGCGTGATGATTTCCTTCATGTTGTCGGGCCTCGCCTGCGCCTTCGTCGCCCTATGCTACGCCGAGCTCGCCTCGCTGATCCCCGTGTCGGGCAGCACCTATACCTACACTTACGCCACGCTGGGCGAGATTTTCGCCTGGATCATCGGCTGGGACCTGGTGCTTGAATATGGCGCGGGCGCCGCGACGATCGCCGTGGGCTGGGCCGGCTATTTAGCCGATACTCTCGCGGGTTTCGGCATTCATCCTCCGGCCGCGCTGATGACCGCCTATTTCGCCGAGCCTTCGGGCCATGGCCAAACCACGCCGGGACTGTTCAACGTCCCCGCTGCGACGATCATTCTGCTGCTCACCGGCATCCTCGCCTTCGGGACCAGGGAATCCTCGCGCTTCAACAATGTCATCGTGGCGATCAAGGTTTGCGTCGTCCTCGCCGTCATCGTGTTCGGCGTCGCCCATGTGAACCCCGCCAACTGGATTCCGCTGGTTCCGGAGAACACCGGCGAATTCGGCCATTTCGGCTGGAGCGGCGTCGTCACCGGCGCCTCGGTGGTGTTCTTCGCCTACATCGGCTTCGACGCGGTCTCGACCGCGGCGCAGGAGGCCCATACGCCCCAGCGCGACGTGCCGATCGGCATTCTCGGCTCTCTGATCATCTGCACCATTCTTTATATTGCAGTCGCGGCCGTCGCGACCGGAATCGTGCCCTTCAAGGAGCTCGGGGTTCCCGATCCCATCGCCGTCGCCATGGACCGGACCGGCGTGGCCTGGCTCTCCTGGATGGTGAAATTCGGCGCCCTCGCCGGCCTCACCACCGCCATGCTGGTGCTTCTCTTCGGCCAGACCCGCGTATTCTACGCCATGGCCCAGGACGGGCTGCTGCCGCCGCTTTTCGCAAGGCTCCACGACAGCTGGCGCACCCCGGCGATCAGTCAGGTTCTGGTCGGCGTGCTCACAGCGCTCATCGCCGGCCTGCTGCCGATCGAAGTGCTGGGCAAGCTGGTCAATATCGGGACTCTCGCGGCTTTCGCCCTGGTCTGCGGCGCGGTCCTGCATCTGCGCCGCACCAGCCCCGAACTGCCCCGGCCTTTCCGGGCCCCCGGCATACCGTGGCTGCCGATCCTCGGCATTCTGTCCTGCCTGGGCCTGATGGCCTTCCTGCCGCTGCTGACCTGGATCAGCCTCATCGGTTGGACCGGCATCGGCCTCGTGGTCTATTTCCTTTACGGCGCCCGCCACGCGCGGCGGTGA
- a CDS encoding DUF6629 family protein yields the protein MCYSLAASVNAGIALSVIGAATVRKARLNDPRMLGFAVFPLVFSAHQFVEGVVWWSLERPFAGEEFYRYFYTIIAFLVWPVLTPFAATMAEADPRRRKIWAAMTGCGVLLALYLAVRLADADGIDVSVVKHSLAYDPQFERPPLIVDILYLGLTVVPLIGADNRALKLFGATVLGAFIYALIQNRAAWYSLWCMSAAIFSLIVSFAIKDVAKSDYEKVGAQADS from the coding sequence ATGTGCTATTCTCTCGCAGCAAGCGTAAATGCAGGAATCGCCCTTTCGGTCATCGGCGCGGCGACCGTGCGCAAGGCCCGCCTGAACGATCCACGAATGCTGGGTTTTGCGGTCTTCCCGCTGGTTTTCTCGGCGCATCAGTTCGTCGAGGGCGTCGTCTGGTGGTCTTTGGAGCGGCCTTTCGCGGGCGAGGAGTTCTATCGCTATTTTTATACGATCATCGCTTTTCTGGTCTGGCCGGTCTTGACGCCTTTCGCAGCGACGATGGCCGAGGCCGACCCGCGGCGCCGGAAGATCTGGGCGGCGATGACCGGCTGCGGCGTCCTTCTCGCCCTCTATCTTGCGGTCAGGCTGGCGGACGCCGATGGAATCGACGTCAGCGTCGTGAAGCATTCGCTGGCTTACGACCCCCAGTTCGAGCGGCCGCCGCTGATCGTGGATATCCTCTATCTGGGCCTGACCGTGGTCCCGCTGATCGGCGCCGACAATCGCGCGTTGAAACTGTTCGGCGCGACGGTGCTGGGCGCCTTCATTTATGCGCTGATACAGAACAGGGCGGCGTGGTATTCGCTGTGGTGCATGTCGGCGGCGATCTTCAGCCTCATCGTTTCTTTCGCGATCAAGGACGTCGCCAAATCCGACTATGAAAAGGTCGGTGCGCAGGCAGACTCCTGA
- the cobT gene encoding nicotinate-nucleotide--dimethylbenzimidazole phosphoribosyltransferase: MPKDIRPFEEIRLLFANLPAPCAKSLAAVRARDAQLTKPPGALGRLEEIVEWLAAWQGKAEPTIDGPLVAVFAANHGVVAKGVSAFPPSVTQQMLDNFTAGGAAINQICKSFGVGLKVFELALEHPTGDFSEGPAMEENAAAATLAYGMEAIDGGIDLLAPGEMGIGNTTSAAAIYAALYGGPASKWTGRGTGVDDEGLARKNAVIDSALALHGPHLSDPLEILRRLGGREIAGMMGAILAARLNRIPVVLDGFVACSAAALLHAMDENAIAHCIAGHVSPEGGHREVLRRLGKKPLLDLDMRLGEGSGAAMAIGVVKGALACHRGMATFESAGVSGKS; this comes from the coding sequence ATGCCCAAAGACATCCGACCTTTTGAAGAAATCCGCCTGCTGTTCGCCAATCTGCCGGCGCCTTGCGCAAAAAGCCTCGCGGCCGTGCGTGCGCGGGACGCGCAATTGACCAAGCCGCCGGGCGCTCTGGGGCGGCTCGAGGAAATCGTCGAATGGCTGGCGGCATGGCAGGGCAAGGCCGAGCCGACCATAGACGGGCCGCTGGTCGCCGTCTTTGCGGCCAACCACGGCGTCGTCGCCAAGGGCGTGTCGGCCTTTCCGCCCAGCGTCACCCAGCAGATGCTGGATAATTTCACCGCCGGCGGCGCCGCGATCAACCAGATCTGCAAGAGCTTCGGCGTCGGGCTGAAGGTTTTCGAGCTCGCGCTGGAACATCCCACCGGGGATTTCAGCGAAGGCCCCGCGATGGAGGAGAACGCCGCGGCCGCGACGCTGGCCTATGGCATGGAGGCGATCGACGGCGGGATCGATCTTCTCGCCCCCGGCGAGATGGGCATCGGCAACACCACTTCCGCCGCGGCCATATACGCCGCGCTTTACGGCGGCCCGGCCTCCAAATGGACCGGGCGCGGAACCGGCGTCGACGATGAAGGCCTCGCCCGCAAGAACGCCGTCATCGATTCGGCGCTCGCCCTGCACGGCCCGCATCTTTCCGACCCGCTGGAAATCCTGCGCCGCCTCGGCGGGCGCGAAATCGCCGGCATGATGGGCGCGATTCTCGCCGCAAGGCTCAACCGCATTCCGGTCGTGCTCGACGGATTCGTGGCCTGCTCGGCCGCCGCGCTGCTGCACGCGATGGACGAAAACGCCATCGCTCATTGCATCGCCGGCCATGTCTCGCCGGAAGGCGGCCATCGCGAGGTTTTGCGGCGCCTCGGCAAGAAGCCCTTGCTCGATCTCGACATGAGGCTCGGCGAGGGTTCCGGCGCTGCGATGGCGATCGGCGTCGTCAAGGGCGCCCTCGCCTGCCACCGCGGCATGGCGACCTTCGAGAGCGCAGGGGTCAGCGGGAAGAGTTGA
- a CDS encoding choice-of-anchor tandem repeat GloVer-containing protein, producing MDRDTLYAFRGSFWGEPEQPNGDLILGSDGALYGMSVVGGKGNGTVFRVAPPPPGQTRWTETTLYSFTYGADGAYPGAGPIFGADGALYGTTAVTGVAPYLNGTVFRLAPPTAGETKWTLTTLYTFTGGADGGQPASGLILGTDGALYGTTWYGGTGTHCQRGCGTVFKLTPPSPGQSQWTETVIHCFQGGRDGVYPNQSLIFGRDGALYGVTQPEMVAGGFASGGTVFKLTPPPPGERQWTETVLYNFNSWKDGLTPSSPLILDTSGSLYGLTVEGGATSSQSCGAVGCGTVFKLAPPTYPHPPQLQWDKTILYSFHGGDGEMPNARLVFDTSGALYGVTLFGGTGGNGVAFKLQNK from the coding sequence TTGGACCGAGACACGCTATACGCCTTTCGTGGCTCGTTCTGGGGAGAGCCCGAACAACCCAACGGCGATTTGATCCTGGGCAGCGACGGCGCCCTTTACGGCATGTCGGTGGTCGGAGGCAAAGGCAACGGCACAGTCTTCCGCGTCGCACCGCCCCCTCCCGGCCAGACCCGATGGACCGAGACGACGCTTTACAGCTTCACCTACGGAGCCGATGGAGCCTACCCGGGCGCTGGCCCGATCTTCGGCGCCGACGGCGCCCTCTACGGCACAACCGCGGTTACAGGAGTAGCCCCGTATCTCAATGGCACGGTGTTCAGGCTGGCGCCGCCGACGGCCGGAGAGACCAAATGGACTTTGACGACGCTTTACACCTTCACCGGCGGGGCGGACGGAGGCCAGCCGGCCTCCGGTCTGATCCTCGGCACCGACGGCGCCCTCTACGGCACAACCTGGTACGGCGGGACGGGGACCCATTGCCAAAGGGGCTGCGGAACCGTTTTCAAGCTGACGCCGCCGTCTCCCGGTCAAAGCCAATGGACGGAAACGGTAATTCACTGCTTTCAAGGCGGACGCGACGGCGTTTACCCTAACCAAAGCCTCATTTTTGGCAGGGACGGCGCGCTTTATGGAGTCACCCAACCCGAGATGGTCGCCGGCGGTTTCGCCAGCGGCGGGACGGTCTTCAAGCTGACGCCGCCCCCTCCCGGCGAGCGCCAGTGGACCGAAACCGTACTGTACAACTTCAACAGCTGGAAGGATGGCCTCACCCCTTCAAGCCCTTTGATCTTAGATACGAGCGGGTCCCTTTACGGCCTGACAGTTGAAGGAGGCGCGACATCGTCTCAATCCTGCGGGGCGGTAGGGTGCGGGACCGTGTTCAAGCTTGCTCCGCCAACCTATCCGCATCCCCCGCAGCTTCAGTGGGACAAGACGATCCTGTACAGTTTCCATGGCGGCGACGGCGAAATGCCCAACGCCAGATTGGTTTTTGACACCAGCGGCGCGCTGTATGGCGTAACCTTGTTCGGCGGAACCGGGGGCAATGGGGTCGCGTTCAAATTACAGAATAAATAA
- the glcF gene encoding glycolate oxidase subunit GlcF, whose translation METHFSLAALADPDVAQSEKILRACVHCGFCTATCPTFLLTGDELDSPRGRIYLIKDMLENERPADARIARHLDRCLSCLSCMTTCPSSVHYMHLVDHARAHVEKSFARPLGDRLMRGLLALVLARPALFRLSLRGAGLARGLSGLLPGRLRGLVAMAPRTLPEPSTVDRPQVFPAQGARKMRVALLNGCAQTVLDTRINEATVRLLTRLGAEVVVAQGAGCCGALAHHLGKASQSHAFARKNIEAWTREIEAGGLDHIVINTSGCGTSVKDYGFMFRGDAQLAEKAARISAMARDVSEIVAALDFRSTGNAAPLRIAYHSACSLQHGQKITQEPLSLLKAAGFETLSVPEGHICCGSAGSYNLLQPEIATQLRDRKLANIESLAPQVIAAGNLGCMVQIGSGTGIPVVHTVELLDWASGGPKPEALTAAAGA comes from the coding sequence ATGGAGACCCATTTTTCCCTCGCCGCCCTTGCCGATCCCGATGTGGCGCAAAGCGAAAAGATATTGCGCGCCTGCGTGCATTGCGGCTTTTGCACCGCGACCTGCCCGACATTTCTTTTGACCGGCGACGAGCTCGATTCGCCGCGGGGGCGGATCTATCTCATCAAGGACATGCTGGAGAACGAGCGGCCCGCCGACGCGCGCATCGCGCGTCATCTCGACCGCTGCCTCTCCTGCCTCTCCTGCATGACGACTTGTCCTTCGAGCGTGCATTACATGCATCTCGTCGATCATGCCCGCGCCCATGTCGAAAAGAGCTTTGCACGACCCCTCGGGGATCGTCTGATGCGCGGCCTTCTCGCCTTGGTGCTGGCGCGCCCGGCGCTGTTTCGGCTCAGTCTGCGCGGGGCGGGTCTTGCCCGCGGCCTCTCTGGGTTACTGCCGGGTCGTCTGCGCGGGCTCGTCGCCATGGCGCCGCGGACCTTGCCAGAGCCCTCGACGGTCGACCGGCCGCAGGTTTTTCCCGCGCAAGGGGCGCGGAAGATGCGCGTCGCTTTGCTGAACGGCTGCGCCCAGACCGTGCTCGACACGCGCATCAATGAGGCGACGGTGCGTCTGCTGACGCGGCTGGGGGCGGAGGTCGTCGTCGCGCAAGGGGCCGGCTGTTGCGGCGCGCTCGCCCATCACCTCGGCAAGGCCAGCCAGTCCCACGCATTCGCGCGCAAGAATATCGAGGCCTGGACGCGCGAGATCGAAGCCGGCGGGCTCGATCATATCGTCATCAACACCTCGGGCTGCGGAACCAGCGTGAAGGATTACGGCTTCATGTTCCGGGGCGATGCGCAGCTTGCCGAAAAAGCCGCGCGCATATCGGCCATGGCGCGCGACGTCAGCGAAATCGTGGCGGCGCTGGATTTCAGGTCCACGGGAAACGCCGCGCCGCTGCGCATCGCCTATCATTCGGCGTGCTCGCTCCAGCACGGACAGAAAATCACTCAGGAGCCGCTCAGCTTGCTGAAGGCGGCGGGGTTCGAGACCCTGAGCGTTCCCGAGGGCCATATCTGCTGCGGCTCGGCGGGAAGCTATAATCTGCTCCAGCCCGAGATTGCGACGCAGTTACGCGATCGCAAACTCGCCAATATCGAGTCTCTCGCGCCGCAGGTCATCGCGGCCGGCAATCTCGGCTGTATGGTCCAGATCGGCTCGGGAACCGGCATTCCCGTGGTTCATACGGTCGAGCTGCTCGATTGGGCGAGCGGCGGGCCGAAACCTGAGGCGCTCACCGCGGCGGCGGGCGCCTGA
- the hslV gene encoding ATP-dependent protease subunit HslV: MENNRPQISSGWHATTIVMVKKAGKTVIAGDGQVSLGQTIMKGNAKKVRRLGKGDVIAGFAGATADAFTLFERLESKLEQYPGQLTRACVELAKDWRMDRYLRRLEAMMLVADKEVGLVLTGSGDVLEPEPHEGGSVAAIGSGGNYALAAAKAMIDSSHDAEAIARRAMNIAADICVYTNHNVVVETI; the protein is encoded by the coding sequence ATGGAAAATAATCGACCCCAAATATCCTCCGGCTGGCACGCCACCACCATCGTCATGGTGAAGAAGGCGGGAAAGACGGTCATCGCCGGCGACGGGCAGGTCAGCCTCGGCCAGACGATCATGAAGGGCAACGCCAAGAAAGTGCGGCGCCTCGGCAAGGGCGACGTCATCGCGGGATTCGCGGGCGCCACGGCGGACGCCTTCACTCTTTTCGAGCGGCTGGAAAGCAAGCTCGAACAATATCCCGGCCAGCTCACGAGGGCCTGCGTCGAACTCGCCAAGGATTGGCGCATGGATCGCTATCTGCGGCGCCTCGAAGCCATGATGCTGGTGGCCGACAAGGAAGTCGGCCTGGTGCTCACCGGCTCGGGAGACGTGCTGGAGCCGGAGCCCCATGAAGGCGGGTCGGTCGCGGCGATCGGCTCGGGCGGCAATTATGCGCTCGCGGCCGCCAAAGCCATGATCGACAGCAGCCATGACGCCGAGGCCATCGCCCGCCGCGCCATGAACATCGCCGCCGACATCTGCGTTTACACCAATCACAATGTGGTCGTGGAGACGATCTAG